The following are encoded together in the Melospiza georgiana isolate bMelGeo1 chromosome 32, bMelGeo1.pri, whole genome shotgun sequence genome:
- the LOC131094975 gene encoding zinc finger protein 501-like: MFNLFYNFIIYFVIYFIHFPPTHELLYITYYTSTPGFPIPKLGPMQEAVRKRKMSREPQADQELRMETREGKSPQQCLVEEAILSGSTVQESNGEEKPQRSLLRRGCKCRSRGSKEERPTLGWGGGRSSELGVHEQLQDEENPHKCSECGKSFKFRSKLIRHMRIHVGEGPYICGECGKSFRMNSELTIHQRNHTGEQPYECDKCRKRFQTSSCLVRHQRSHRDERPFCCPHCAKSFKDKFVLVTHLRIHSGERPYECPECGKSFAQHSTLTAHLRTHTGERPYECAECGKGFRTNSELTIHQRSHTGEHPYECEECGQSFHKSCHLTRHMRIHTGLERPYKCGECKCGQCGKSLRSRSELIVHQRSHTGERPFECGECGKSFMSKSHLVGHQRIHTGERPFECDKCKKTFPISSSLILHQQLHTDERPFRCLDCGKGFTRNCNLVTHRHVHTGERPYKCSECGKSFSGRSALTRHQQSHH, encoded by the exons atgtttaatttattttacaattttataatttattttgtaatttactTTATACATTTTCCCCCTACACATGAATTACTTTACATTACATATTACACCTCCAcaccaggatttcccattcccaaacttGGCCCAATGCAGGAGGccgtgaggaagaggaagatgtcccgggagccccaggcag accaggagctgaggatggagaccagggagggCAAATCCCCACAGCAGTGCCTCGTGGAAGAGGCCATTTTGAGCGGCTCCACAGTACAGGAAtccaatggggaggaaaagccccagagATCCCTcctgaggaggggctgcaaatgCAGATCACGGGGATCCaaggaggaaagacccaccctgggctggggaggcgGCCGGAGCTCGGAGCTGGGggtccatgagcagctccaggatgaGGAGAATCCCCACAAGTGTTcagaatgtgggaagagcttcaagTTCAGATCCAAGCTGATCCGCCACATGAGAATCCACGTTGGGGAAGGGCCCTACAtatgtggggagtgtgggaagagcttcaggatGAACTCTGAACTGACCATCCACCAGAGAAACCACACCGGGGAACAGCCCTACgagtgtgataaatgcaggaagaggtttcagacgAGTTCCTGTCTCGTCAGGCATCAGCGGAGTCACAGAGATGAGAGGCCCTTTTGCTGCCCCCATTGTGCAAAGAGCTTCAAGGACAAGTTTGTCCTTGTCACCCACCTGCGCATCCACagtggggagaggccctacgagtgtcctgAGTGTGGAAAGAGCTTCGCCCAGCACTCCACCCTGACTGCCCACCTGAGGACCCACACAGGGGAACGGCCCTACGAGTGTGcagagtgtgggaagggcttcaggaCGAACTCTGAACTGACCATCCACCAGAGAAGCCACACCGGGGAACATCCCTATGAGTGTGAGGAGTGTGGGCAGAGCTTCCACAAGAGCTGCCACCTGACCCGGCACATGCGAATCCACACAGGGCTGGAACGGCCATACAAGTGTGGGGAGTGTAAGTGTgggcagtgtgggaagagcttgaGGTCGAGGTCTGAACTGATTGTCCACCAGCGGAGCCACACCGGGGAGAGGCCCTTCGAGTGTGGGGAGTGCGGGAAGAGCTTCATGTCAAAGTCCCACCTGGTTGgccaccagaggatccacactggggagaggcccttcgAGTGCGATAAATGCAAGAAGACGTTTCCAATCAGCTCCAGTCTCATTCTGCACCAGCAGCTTCACACAGATGAGAGGCCTTTCCGCTGCCTTGACTGCGGGAAGGGCTTCACCCGCAACTGCAATCTCGTCACCCACCGGCACgtccacactggggagaggccctacaagtgttctgagtgtgggaagagcttctcagGGAGGTCTGCCTTGACCAGACACCAACAGAGCCACCACTAA
- the LOC131094977 gene encoding uncharacterized protein LOC131094977 isoform X2 produces MQPEPGELRPERAGGGVPWCWGCSSSFSCSGLPPLPPAPPPSQPGPGSADTQKQPRSALGGFRNNCPRRGTGSDPGSTGSDPESRGMELGALSLPVPLLLGALGGNWKQTAPGGGCSRRWAEPRWNAWLCKYRSGRALGLVGGSSAGFARLCEGRERLERWRRRPERSRSPAAPWGPSWRHFSMNFSKVSSSQGQQLFTNCCSVPHSPMGSHGRTLLHHGLLSPWVCRPLPGPCSSTGLSWGHSPCSGTPCSSTGSSRCCRCISALRALHGLQGPSCLPRGCPRESQGNQLQPLEQLLPLVLPCPGVCRVVPLSHVLTLVTATTT; encoded by the exons ATGCAGCCGGAGCCGGGGGAGCTGCGGCCGGAGCGTGCGGGCGGGGGAGTCCCGTGGTGTTGGGGATGCTCATCTTCCTTCTCTTGTTCCggtctccctcctcttcctcccgctcctcctccgtcccagcccggcccgggcaGTGCCGACACCCAGAAGCAGCCGCGCTCTGCCCTGGGCGGGTTCCGAAACAACTGCCCCAGGCGCGGCACTGGGAGCGATCCTGGGAGCACCGGGAGCGATCCTGAGAGCAGGGGGATGGAACTGGGAGCGCTTTCCCTGCCAGTGCCGCTcttactgggagcactgggagggaactggaaGCAAACAGCGCCCGGAGGCGGCTGCAGCCGGCGCTGGGCGGAACCACGATGGAATGCGTGGTTATGCAAATACAGGAGCGGTCGCGCGCTGGGATTGGTGGGTGGGAGCAGCGCGGGGTTTGCTCGGTTATGTGAGGGCCGGGAGAGGCTGGAGCGATGGCGGCGGCGTCCG GAGAGGAGTcgttcccctgctgcaccatGGGGTCCCTCCTGGAGACActtctccatgaacttctccaagGTGAGTTCATctcaggggcagcagctcttcacaaACTGCTGCAGCGTGCCTCACTCTCCCATGGGCTCACATGGAAGGACCCTGCTCCAtcatgggctcctctctccatgggttTGCAGGCCCCTGCCtggtccctgctccagcacaggtttGTCATGGGgtcacagcccctgctcaggcaccccctgctccagcacgggctcctccaggtgctgcag GTGCATCTCTGCTCTCCGtgccctccatgggctgcaggggcccagctgcctccccaggggctgccccagggaATCTCAGGGCAatcagctccagcccctggagcagctcctgccccttgtcctgccctgccctggggtgtGCAGAGTTGTTCCtctctcacatgttctcacccTGGTCACAGCTACAACTACATGA
- the LOC131094977 gene encoding uncharacterized protein LOC131094977 isoform X4 → MQPEPGELRPERAGGGVPWCWGCSSSFSCSGLPPLPPAPPPSQPGPGSADTQKQPRSALGGFRNNCPRRGTGSDPGSTGSDPESRGMELGALSLPVPLLLGALGGNWKQTAPGGGCSRRWAEPRWNAWLCKYRSGRALGLVGGSSAGFARLCEGRERLERWRRRPERSRSPAAPWGPSWRHFSMNFSKESTSSCSCGPPGLAWPATIPAPEGLIRD, encoded by the exons ATGCAGCCGGAGCCGGGGGAGCTGCGGCCGGAGCGTGCGGGCGGGGGAGTCCCGTGGTGTTGGGGATGCTCATCTTCCTTCTCTTGTTCCggtctccctcctcttcctcccgctcctcctccgtcccagcccggcccgggcaGTGCCGACACCCAGAAGCAGCCGCGCTCTGCCCTGGGCGGGTTCCGAAACAACTGCCCCAGGCGCGGCACTGGGAGCGATCCTGGGAGCACCGGGAGCGATCCTGAGAGCAGGGGGATGGAACTGGGAGCGCTTTCCCTGCCAGTGCCGCTcttactgggagcactgggagggaactggaaGCAAACAGCGCCCGGAGGCGGCTGCAGCCGGCGCTGGGCGGAACCACGATGGAATGCGTGGTTATGCAAATACAGGAGCGGTCGCGCGCTGGGATTGGTGGGTGGGAGCAGCGCGGGGTTTGCTCGGTTATGTGAGGGCCGGGAGAGGCTGGAGCGATGGCGGCGGCGTCCG GAGAGGAGTcgttcccctgctgcaccatGGGGTCCCTCCTGGAGACActtctccatgaacttctccaag gagagcaccagcagctgcagctgtggcccaccgggcctggcctggcctgcaacaattccagcaccagagggactgatcagagactga
- the LOC131094977 gene encoding uncharacterized protein LOC131094977 isoform X3, which translates to MQPEPGELRPERAGGGVPWCWGCSSSFSCSGLPPLPPAPPPSQPGPGSADTQKQPRSALGGFRNNCPRRGTGSDPGSTGSDPESRGMELGALSLPVPLLLGALGGNWKQTAPGGGCSRRWAEPRWNAWLCKYRSGRALGLVGGSSAGFARLCEGRERLERWRRRPERSRSPAAPWGPSWRHFSMNFSKIPGDFWRWNWAGGTPKATHSHLVFSPEKEFQFPV; encoded by the exons ATGCAGCCGGAGCCGGGGGAGCTGCGGCCGGAGCGTGCGGGCGGGGGAGTCCCGTGGTGTTGGGGATGCTCATCTTCCTTCTCTTGTTCCggtctccctcctcttcctcccgctcctcctccgtcccagcccggcccgggcaGTGCCGACACCCAGAAGCAGCCGCGCTCTGCCCTGGGCGGGTTCCGAAACAACTGCCCCAGGCGCGGCACTGGGAGCGATCCTGGGAGCACCGGGAGCGATCCTGAGAGCAGGGGGATGGAACTGGGAGCGCTTTCCCTGCCAGTGCCGCTcttactgggagcactgggagggaactggaaGCAAACAGCGCCCGGAGGCGGCTGCAGCCGGCGCTGGGCGGAACCACGATGGAATGCGTGGTTATGCAAATACAGGAGCGGTCGCGCGCTGGGATTGGTGGGTGGGAGCAGCGCGGGGTTTGCTCGGTTATGTGAGGGCCGGGAGAGGCTGGAGCGATGGCGGCGGCGTCCG GAGAGGAGTcgttcccctgctgcaccatGGGGTCCCTCCTGGAGACActtctccatgaacttctccaag ATACCTGGTGACTTCTGGAGATGGAATTGGGCAGGAGGAACACCCAAGGCAACACACTCACACcttgttttttccccagaaaaggAATTTCAGTTCCCAGTTTGA